Proteins encoded together in one uncultured Desulfosarcina sp. window:
- a CDS encoding TolC family protein — MGYASRTYGLPLICWLATISACTQIPARDRNQVPEHLPIQFSVTDVRPSQSHPTWEQSFPSQNLQTDIQTLMDENFELEAARSRVEQAAAAFGIAKATLYPSVKATVSVDRSRIKEDEEDGVDETRSTIDFGAALNWELDLWGRLKARKKAAGLSLEEKRTLADRTALDLQTLLVECWVAHHAARKLERVLREQHQTNRQYLNLTGLRLAMGQGSSLDVLQQQERLMTTERTLPAIVSKRCRSANAYAVLLGRFPDSCNLARDAWPVLQRLSDYPSPRQLMVARPDLRAAFLALQAADQEVAAAVADRLPRLSIGLTAAASGRSLSHIGDGSLLRVAGGLLAPVFDAGRRKARVAERKAQAREALVVLEQAMRVAVREVEDAAIREGALFDEQRLLQEEIAIAMETVGKATLQYVNGQESFLAVLAALAKQQTLQQDEITVQRELLINRCRLLKALGAQWSRLS, encoded by the coding sequence ATGGGCTACGCATCAAGAACCTATGGCTTGCCACTAATCTGTTGGTTGGCGACAATTTCTGCCTGTACGCAAATACCTGCTCGTGATCGAAATCAAGTTCCCGAGCACCTTCCCATACAATTTTCCGTTACCGACGTCCGGCCCTCCCAAAGCCATCCGACCTGGGAGCAAAGCTTTCCTTCGCAAAACCTGCAAACGGATATTCAAACCCTCATGGATGAGAATTTCGAGTTGGAGGCGGCCCGGTCCCGGGTGGAGCAGGCCGCGGCCGCTTTCGGCATCGCCAAAGCGACCCTGTATCCGTCTGTGAAAGCGACCGTGAGCGTCGACCGCTCGCGGATCAAGGAAGATGAAGAAGACGGCGTCGACGAGACCCGCAGCACCATCGATTTTGGTGCGGCGTTGAATTGGGAATTGGACCTCTGGGGCCGTTTGAAAGCCCGCAAAAAAGCTGCAGGGCTTTCGCTCGAAGAAAAACGAACCCTGGCGGATCGAACCGCATTGGATCTGCAAACCCTGCTGGTGGAATGCTGGGTCGCCCATCATGCAGCCCGCAAGCTGGAGCGGGTTTTGCGGGAGCAGCATCAAACGAACCGGCAATATTTGAATTTGACCGGGCTGCGCCTCGCCATGGGCCAGGGCAGCAGCCTGGATGTCCTGCAGCAACAAGAGCGCCTGATGACCACCGAGCGAACGCTGCCGGCAATCGTATCGAAAAGGTGCCGGTCCGCCAATGCCTACGCCGTGTTGCTGGGGCGTTTTCCCGATAGCTGCAACCTGGCCCGGGACGCGTGGCCCGTGTTGCAGCGATTGAGCGATTATCCCTCGCCCCGCCAATTGATGGTTGCCCGCCCGGATCTCAGGGCGGCTTTCCTGGCGCTGCAGGCTGCGGATCAGGAGGTGGCCGCGGCCGTCGCCGACAGGCTGCCGCGCCTTTCCATCGGATTGACGGCGGCTGCCAGCGGGCGCAGCCTGTCGCATATCGGCGATGGCAGTCTTTTGCGCGTCGCCGGCGGATTGTTGGCCCCGGTTTTCGATGCGGGACGGCGAAAGGCCCGGGTGGCTGAGCGCAAAGCGCAAGCCCGCGAAGCCCTGGTTGTTCTCGAACAGGCCATGCGGGTGGCCGTGCGCGAAGTGGAAGACGCCGCCATACGGGAAGGCGCCTTGTTCGACGAACAGCGATTGCTGCAAGAGGAAATCGCCATCGCCATGGAAACCGTGGGAAAAGCCACCCTGCAATACGTCAACGGCCAGGAATCGTTTCTGGCCGTTCTCGCCGCCCTGGCCAAACAACAAACCTTACAGCAGGATGAAATCACGGTACAGCGGGAACTGCTGATCAACCGGTGCCGACTTCTCAAGGCCCTCGGCGCCCAATGGAGCCGCTTGTCGTGA
- a CDS encoding MipA/OmpV family protein, whose amino-acid sequence MALILNVALFMAVAFPVWAMDVPDAIRKLVIREFPGATITETRKDVYQGQPVTEVEFIAEDGTEYEMIVSEEGGVLRIEEEKGLPWIGGELTLGLGVMVERDIYKGVDTEVQPAPFLRYENGPFEIRAYEGVDATYTFFRTDRFSVAVGGFYEQDEGYDPDDSDYLKGMKTLDDLFGAGLYLETEVAGVTAGLQIHQDLSGESDGQEVELSAVYSWFVAGFEIRPELSLTWLSEKTVDYYYGVSAQEARSDRPIYSPSSSFEFGLGLMIQRPIFGDFTAVGLVEISTFGSEIKDSPLVDEDFGWDAVFGVTYAF is encoded by the coding sequence TTGGCCTTAATCCTAAACGTTGCGCTATTTATGGCCGTTGCTTTTCCCGTATGGGCCATGGATGTGCCCGATGCCATTCGAAAATTGGTGATTCGGGAATTTCCCGGTGCCACCATCACGGAAACTCGAAAGGATGTGTACCAAGGGCAGCCGGTGACGGAAGTCGAGTTCATCGCCGAAGATGGAACCGAATACGAAATGATCGTTTCGGAAGAAGGCGGCGTGTTGCGTATTGAAGAAGAAAAAGGATTACCGTGGATCGGCGGTGAACTCACCCTGGGCTTGGGTGTCATGGTGGAACGGGACATCTACAAGGGGGTGGACACCGAGGTTCAACCGGCGCCTTTCCTGCGATACGAAAATGGCCCGTTCGAGATAAGGGCCTACGAAGGCGTCGATGCTACCTATACGTTTTTTCGGACGGATCGTTTCTCCGTTGCCGTTGGCGGTTTCTATGAACAAGACGAAGGCTATGATCCGGATGACAGCGACTACCTGAAGGGAATGAAAACGTTGGATGACCTGTTCGGTGCCGGGCTGTACCTGGAGACCGAGGTTGCCGGCGTTACCGCCGGCCTGCAAATCCACCAGGATTTGAGCGGAGAAAGCGACGGCCAGGAAGTTGAACTGTCCGCTGTTTATTCCTGGTTCGTGGCCGGCTTCGAAATTCGTCCGGAGTTGAGCCTGACTTGGCTGAGCGAGAAGACGGTGGATTACTATTACGGCGTTTCTGCTCAAGAAGCCCGCAGCGACCGTCCGATCTATTCGCCGAGTTCGAGCTTTGAGTTCGGATTGGGGCTCATGATCCAACGGCCGATCTTCGGCGATTTTACCGCCGTGGGCTTGGTCGAGATCAGCACTTTCGGCAGCGAAATCAAAGATAGCCCACTGGTGGACGAAGATTTCGGTTGGGATGCCGTTTTTGGTGTAACGTATGCATTTTAG
- a CDS encoding PAS domain S-box protein, giving the protein MIEKKDRTRIWAMAIMLISAAILTIYFHLVLARATVFTHLFYIPIILGALWWGRTGMAVPLTLSVLLIGCHLLRHVHASGLDNAFRVCMFFLVSYVVVFLRNTILSTQTALAEQAADLQNRVRALSCLAAINRLRDRPTLSLEEIFKKTVQILRDVGFGIESKVRLYYQSHRFGDREDDDEGVKIESDIYSEDETLGRLEIVLPKAASQDDKYLENARDLTDTVAGRMAIIILHEKARSELERHRLRLEDLVRERTEELVVVNRRLREEIDERAKIETALRESERQYRALFDNANDAIFIAQEGRILFPNPGLSALSGFSREELLESLLFDLVHPEDLELVSGRYRKRLAGESVPSSYPFRIVTARKSTIWVEINSVVIHWHGQPATLNFLRDITARKMIEATVGQIQKLEAIGALAGGIAHQFNNKLSAITGNIDLLRFSFPDHPQVSRYCDSMINSAESMTDLTQRLLAYARGGRYQAGRHTLRQLVLDAAHLIGDTGDKKIVIETEFAEDTPDIEGDPVQLGMVLREVIVNAAEAIEEKGHIRIGTHRARIDDVAAGAFLGLQPGEYAGLSVADNGIGMSPESCEKIFDPFYTTKFLGRGMGMAAAYGIIKNHEGYIYVDSEEGIGTVVHIFLPCADSFAAGKQ; this is encoded by the coding sequence ATGATCGAAAAGAAAGACCGGACAAGAATCTGGGCCATGGCGATTATGCTGATTAGCGCCGCCATACTGACAATCTATTTCCATCTGGTGTTGGCGCGGGCCACCGTATTTACGCATCTTTTTTACATTCCCATCATTCTCGGTGCCTTGTGGTGGGGACGGACCGGGATGGCTGTCCCCCTGACTCTCAGCGTCCTGCTGATTGGATGCCACTTGCTGCGCCATGTCCACGCCTCGGGCCTGGATAATGCTTTCCGCGTGTGCATGTTCTTTTTGGTATCTTATGTGGTTGTTTTTTTAAGAAATACGATCCTTTCCACCCAGACCGCCCTGGCTGAACAGGCTGCGGATCTGCAAAATCGCGTCCGGGCCTTAAGCTGCCTGGCCGCCATCAATCGGTTGCGTGACCGCCCCACCCTCTCCCTGGAAGAAATTTTCAAAAAGACCGTCCAAATTCTTCGGGATGTCGGGTTTGGAATTGAATCAAAAGTTCGCCTTTATTACCAAAGCCATCGGTTTGGCGACCGGGAAGACGATGACGAAGGGGTCAAGATCGAAAGCGATATCTATTCTGAAGACGAAACCTTGGGGCGACTGGAAATTGTCTTGCCCAAGGCCGCCAGTCAGGACGACAAATACCTGGAAAATGCCAGGGATTTGACCGATACGGTAGCCGGCAGAATGGCCATCATCATTCTCCATGAAAAGGCCCGTTCGGAGTTGGAACGCCACCGGCTTCGTCTGGAGGACCTGGTGCGAGAACGTACTGAGGAACTGGTTGTGGTCAACCGGCGGCTCAGGGAGGAAATCGATGAACGCGCCAAAATCGAAACCGCTCTGCGCGAGTCGGAACGGCAGTACCGCGCGCTTTTCGACAATGCCAACGATGCCATATTCATTGCCCAGGAAGGCCGCATCCTTTTTCCCAATCCCGGTCTGTCCGCGCTCAGCGGCTTTTCACGCGAAGAACTGCTGGAGTCGCTTCTTTTCGACCTGGTTCATCCGGAAGATCTCGAACTGGTTTCCGGTCGTTACCGTAAACGGCTGGCGGGCGAGTCGGTTCCCAGTTCCTACCCCTTCAGAATCGTTACCGCCCGGAAATCCACCATTTGGGTGGAGATCAATTCCGTAGTGATCCATTGGCACGGGCAGCCGGCCACACTCAATTTCCTGCGGGATATCACAGCCCGTAAAATGATCGAGGCCACCGTTGGCCAGATCCAGAAACTGGAGGCCATCGGCGCCCTTGCCGGCGGCATCGCCCATCAATTCAACAACAAGCTTTCGGCCATCACCGGCAACATCGATCTGCTGCGGTTTTCCTTTCCCGACCACCCGCAGGTGAGCCGTTACTGCGACTCCATGATCAATTCTGCGGAATCCATGACCGATTTGACTCAGCGGTTGCTGGCCTATGCCCGCGGCGGCCGATATCAGGCCGGGCGGCACACTTTGCGGCAGTTAGTACTCGACGCCGCTCATCTCATCGGTGACACCGGCGACAAAAAGATCGTGATCGAAACCGAGTTCGCCGAGGATACTCCAGATATCGAGGGTGATCCCGTGCAACTGGGCATGGTGTTGAGAGAGGTAATCGTTAACGCGGCCGAAGCCATAGAAGAGAAGGGCCATATCCGCATCGGGACCCATCGTGCCCGTATCGACGATGTTGCGGCCGGTGCCTTCCTCGGTTTGCAACCGGGCGAATATGCCGGTTTGAGCGTTGCCGATAACGGAATCGGTATGTCCCCGGAGTCGTGCGAGAAAATTTTCGATCCCTTTTATACCACCAAATTTTTAGGAAGGGGAATGGGTATGGCCGCCGCCTACGGCATTATTAAAAACCATGAAGGATACATCTATGTGGATTCGGAGGAAGGGATCGGCACGGTAGTGCATATTTTTCTGCCCTGCGCCGATTCTTTTGCCGCCGGAAAGCAATAG
- a CDS encoding hydantoinase B/oxoprolinase family protein, producing the protein MSDPKKYRFSIDRGGTFTDVYAEIPCEPGFKVVKLLSEDPRNYDDAPREGIRRILSETTGIDIPKNSVPEEMVEWIRMGTTVATNALLERKGARCALLVTRGFRDILQIGNQDRPDIFDLEIKKPDLLYETVVEVDERVRMLRDEEDPCQKPVVQGITGERMVVLEPLDVEALRPRLQEILDRGIRSLAVVFMHAYAWPEHELAVGSLAEAMGFTQISLSSQVMPMVKLVARGDTTMTDAYLNPHIQTYLNSFRQGFDGGLADTDLLFMQSDGGLARADDFTGSRAILSGPAGGVVGYAMTTFSQKERQPVIGFDMGGTSTDVSRFGGEYELVFETETAGVRIQAPQLHIKTVAAGGGSRLFFDSGMFMVGPESAGAHPGPICYRKNGHLAVTDANLVLGRLQPDYFPHIFGPTEDQPLDLEAARAAMEELTAAINEHYGQAGMPPMSVEEVAMGFIRVANETMVRPIREISVMRGFDIKEHILATFGGAGAQHACAIARALGISRIFIHRFSGILSAYGISLADVVAERQQPAAEIYRQDGVANLIARLENLESEARSELTDQGFAPDRIRATRYLNMRYQGTDTALMIPEPADGDFVAAFKATYRREFGFDLKQRDILVDDLRVRAQGEASGLRKVPIPAAEAPARPVDTKPCYFEDGWRETAIYPMADLKAGHTIEGPAIIIQDTATIVVEPDCRASVSAHGDVEVQVGDSTAGRLDTRVDPVQLSIFSNLFMSIAEQMGRMLQKTAISTNIKERLDFSCAMFGPDGSLVANAPHLPVHLGAMSAAVKEQIRRQSGKLKPGDVLVSNHPAAGGSHLPDITVITPVFKGQEIVFWVASRGHHADIGGISPGSMPPNSRRIEEEGACITSFKLVEDGIFQEEGIGDLLLAPGKLKPQPGRPAISGTRLLADNISDLKAQVAANQKGIELVLEMVDHYGLDVVQAYMGHVQDAAEAAVRNRLTELSRAKGLKEKDAVRAVDYLDDGSPIVLSLAIDRSDGSAVFDFSGTGPEIWGNCNAPSAVTRSAILYSLRCLIEKDLPLNDGCLIPITIHIPKGSLLDPSTEAAVVGGNVLTSQRVVDVVLKAFGVAAASQGCMNNFTFGNERFGYYETVGGGAGAGPTWHGQSGVHTHMTNTRITDPEILERRYPLLLREFSIRKGSGGDGRHRGGDGLVREVEFLEPLNMAILSERRVFAPYGLEGGQPGKRGENIFIHKDGRQLYLGAKNEILAQPGDRFRILTPGGGGFGEKMTD; encoded by the coding sequence ATGTCCGATCCCAAGAAATACCGCTTTTCCATCGACCGCGGCGGCACCTTCACCGACGTCTACGCCGAAATTCCCTGCGAGCCCGGCTTTAAGGTGGTCAAACTTTTGTCCGAAGATCCTCGAAACTATGACGATGCCCCCCGCGAGGGCATCCGGCGCATCCTGTCCGAAACCACCGGCATCGACATCCCCAAAAACAGTGTGCCGGAGGAGATGGTCGAATGGATCCGCATGGGCACCACGGTCGCCACCAACGCCCTTTTAGAGCGCAAGGGCGCCCGCTGCGCCCTTCTGGTGACCCGCGGGTTCCGCGATATTCTGCAGATCGGCAATCAGGACCGGCCCGATATCTTCGATCTGGAGATCAAAAAGCCGGATCTGCTTTACGAGACCGTGGTGGAAGTGGACGAACGGGTACGCATGCTCAGAGATGAGGAAGATCCTTGCCAGAAGCCGGTGGTGCAAGGCATCACCGGAGAACGCATGGTCGTTCTGGAGCCGCTGGATGTCGAAGCGCTGCGGCCGCGGTTGCAGGAAATCCTGGACCGGGGCATCCGCAGCCTGGCCGTCGTGTTCATGCACGCCTATGCCTGGCCGGAACACGAACTGGCCGTCGGCAGCCTGGCCGAAGCGATGGGCTTCACCCAGATTTCCCTTTCCTCACAGGTAATGCCTATGGTCAAACTGGTGGCCCGCGGCGACACGACCATGACCGACGCCTACCTCAATCCGCACATCCAGACCTATCTGAACAGTTTCCGCCAGGGGTTCGACGGCGGGCTTGCTGATACCGACCTGCTTTTCATGCAATCCGACGGCGGCCTGGCCCGGGCCGATGATTTTACCGGCAGCCGCGCCATTCTATCCGGGCCGGCCGGCGGTGTGGTGGGCTACGCCATGACCACCTTCAGCCAGAAAGAGCGCCAGCCGGTGATCGGGTTCGATATGGGCGGCACCTCCACCGATGTCTCGCGTTTCGGCGGCGAGTACGAGCTGGTTTTCGAAACCGAAACCGCCGGTGTCCGCATTCAGGCCCCCCAGCTGCACATCAAAACCGTAGCCGCCGGCGGAGGCAGCCGGCTGTTTTTCGACAGCGGCATGTTTATGGTGGGGCCGGAGTCGGCCGGCGCCCATCCCGGACCGATCTGCTACCGCAAAAACGGCCACTTGGCCGTAACCGATGCCAACCTGGTTCTCGGGCGGCTGCAGCCCGATTACTTTCCGCATATTTTTGGACCCACCGAAGACCAGCCGTTGGATCTTGAGGCAGCGCGTGCGGCCATGGAGGAATTGACCGCGGCCATCAACGAGCACTACGGCCAGGCCGGCATGCCTCCCATGTCTGTGGAAGAGGTGGCCATGGGGTTCATCCGAGTGGCCAACGAAACCATGGTGCGGCCCATCCGCGAGATTTCGGTCATGCGCGGCTTCGACATCAAAGAACACATCCTGGCCACCTTCGGCGGCGCGGGCGCGCAGCACGCCTGCGCCATTGCCAGGGCCTTGGGCATTTCCAGAATCTTCATCCACCGCTTTTCCGGCATCCTGTCGGCCTACGGCATCAGCCTGGCCGACGTGGTGGCCGAACGCCAGCAGCCGGCTGCCGAAATCTATCGCCAGGACGGTGTCGCCAACCTGATCGCCCGGCTGGAGAACCTGGAATCCGAGGCGCGCAGCGAATTGACTGATCAGGGGTTCGCACCCGATCGGATCCGGGCCACCCGCTACCTGAACATGCGCTACCAGGGAACCGATACGGCCCTGATGATCCCCGAGCCGGCGGACGGTGATTTCGTCGCCGCGTTCAAGGCCACCTACCGCCGGGAGTTCGGATTCGACCTGAAGCAGCGCGACATTCTTGTGGACGATCTGCGGGTCCGCGCCCAGGGTGAAGCCTCGGGGCTGCGCAAGGTGCCTATACCTGCCGCCGAGGCGCCGGCAAGACCGGTGGATACCAAGCCCTGTTATTTCGAGGACGGCTGGCGGGAAACGGCCATCTATCCGATGGCGGACCTTAAAGCCGGCCACACCATCGAGGGTCCGGCCATCATTATCCAGGACACGGCCACCATCGTTGTGGAGCCGGACTGCCGGGCTTCTGTCAGCGCCCACGGCGATGTCGAAGTCCAGGTTGGGGACAGCACCGCCGGCCGGCTGGACACGCGGGTGGATCCCGTACAGCTGTCCATCTTCAGCAACCTGTTCATGTCCATCGCCGAACAGATGGGCCGAATGCTGCAAAAAACCGCCATTTCCACCAACATCAAGGAGCGGCTGGATTTCTCCTGCGCCATGTTCGGTCCCGACGGCTCCCTGGTAGCCAACGCACCTCACCTGCCCGTACATCTGGGCGCCATGAGCGCCGCGGTCAAGGAACAGATCCGGCGCCAGTCCGGCAAGCTGAAACCCGGCGATGTGCTGGTCTCCAACCACCCGGCAGCCGGCGGCAGCCACCTGCCCGACATCACCGTGATCACGCCGGTGTTCAAAGGGCAGGAGATCGTTTTCTGGGTGGCCAGCCGGGGCCATCACGCCGATATCGGCGGCATCTCGCCCGGGTCCATGCCCCCCAACTCCCGGCGTATCGAAGAGGAAGGGGCCTGCATCACCTCGTTCAAACTGGTCGAAGACGGCATCTTTCAGGAAGAGGGCATCGGCGATCTGCTCCTGGCTCCCGGCAAATTGAAGCCGCAGCCGGGGCGTCCGGCCATCTCCGGCACCCGTTTGCTGGCCGACAACATCTCTGACCTCAAGGCCCAGGTGGCCGCCAACCAGAAAGGCATCGAACTGGTGCTGGAGATGGTCGACCACTATGGCCTCGATGTGGTGCAGGCATACATGGGCCACGTCCAGGACGCCGCGGAAGCAGCGGTGCGCAACCGGTTGACGGAGCTTTCCCGCGCCAAAGGGTTGAAAGAGAAAGATGCCGTGCGCGCCGTGGACTACCTGGACGACGGCAGCCCCATTGTTCTTTCGTTGGCCATCGACCGCAGCGATGGCAGCGCGGTATTCGATTTTTCCGGCACGGGGCCCGAAATCTGGGGCAACTGCAACGCGCCCTCGGCAGTCACCCGTTCCGCCATCCTGTACAGTCTGCGCTGCCTGATCGAAAAGGACCTGCCCTTAAACGACGGCTGCCTGATTCCCATCACCATTCATATCCCCAAGGGCAGTCTGCTGGATCCGTCCACCGAGGCCGCTGTGGTGGGTGGCAACGTACTCACCTCCCAGCGCGTCGTGGACGTGGTTCTCAAGGCGTTCGGCGTGGCGGCGGCCTCTCAGGGCTGCATGAACAATTTCACCTTCGGCAACGAGCGCTTCGGCTACTACGAAACCGTCGGCGGCGGTGCCGGTGCCGGCCCCACCTGGCATGGCCAGAGCGGGGTCCACACCCACATGACCAACACCCGGATCACCGATCCTGAAATTCTCGAGCGGCGTTATCCGTTGCTGCTGCGCGAGTTTTCCATTCGCAAGGGCTCCGGCGGGGACGGTCGGCATCGCGGTGGGGACGGACTGGTGCGCGAGGTGGAATTTCTCGAACCGCTGAACATGGCCATCCTTTCCGAACGCCGGGTTTTCGCCCCTTACGGACTCGAAGGCGGCCAGCCGGGCAAGCGCGGGGAGAACATCTTCATCCACAAAGATGGCCGGCAACTGTACCTGGGCGCCAAAAACGAAATTCTGGCGCAACCCGGGGACCGGTTCCGCATTCTCACACCGGGAGGGGGAGGATTTGGCGAGAAAATGACAGATTAA
- a CDS encoding DUF3820 family protein — MPAIRVHHRLQPPLATRGRIVRKNSPMNKNPKCQPDPEVLIKLANTRMPFGKYKDWRLIDLPEPYVIWFSQKGFPRGKLGEMLQMVYEIKVNGLEYLFDRFKTE, encoded by the coding sequence ATGCCGGCGATCCGCGTCCACCATCGCTTGCAGCCACCCCTTGCCACCCGGGGCCGGATTGTGCGAAAAAACAGCCCCATGAATAAAAACCCAAAATGCCAGCCCGATCCCGAGGTATTGATCAAGCTGGCCAACACGCGTATGCCCTTCGGCAAATACAAGGACTGGCGGCTGATCGATCTGCCCGAGCCCTATGTGATCTGGTTTTCCCAAAAAGGATTCCCGCGCGGAAAGCTTGGCGAAATGCTGCAAATGGTCTATGAAATCAAGGTCAACGGTTTGGAATATCTATTTGACCGATTCAAAACGGAATAG
- a CDS encoding diacylglycerol kinase family lipid kinase translates to MTIALIANPSAGGKKGTRIIPRVEALLRRHGIDYRLFVTQYHEHALTIAGKLPPHRFDGIVSMGGDGTNFHVLNGLLKNYDPATLPPLGIIPVGSGNSFARDLGIRSTKDGLRALVRGETRPVDVCSFSQQGDPWYFVNLTGFGFVTDVARTAHQLKRCGDFSYVLGVFYRLMGLRFHHMELTLDGQRIEAGNCFVEFCNSRYTGGKMLMAPEAQIDDGWFDVVVVGPLSRLSLVTTFPKIFKGTHGENPAVRFFKAKTAKVATDPSKILLPDGEIFGSTPTSIDIHPKLVRYFS, encoded by the coding sequence ATGACGATAGCCTTAATTGCAAACCCCAGTGCCGGTGGAAAAAAAGGGACGCGGATCATTCCCCGGGTGGAAGCCCTGCTTCGACGGCATGGCATCGACTATCGCCTCTTTGTCACCCAGTACCACGAACATGCCCTGACGATTGCCGGAAAGCTCCCCCCGCATCGGTTCGACGGCATCGTCTCCATGGGCGGCGACGGCACCAACTTCCATGTACTCAACGGCCTGCTGAAAAATTACGATCCGGCGACGCTGCCGCCCTTGGGCATCATTCCCGTAGGCAGCGGCAACTCCTTTGCCCGGGACCTCGGCATCCGCTCCACCAAAGATGGCCTCCGGGCGCTGGTGAGAGGGGAGACGCGGCCGGTGGATGTGTGCTCGTTCAGCCAGCAGGGGGACCCGTGGTATTTCGTCAACCTGACGGGATTCGGTTTCGTCACCGATGTGGCCCGGACGGCCCATCAGTTGAAACGCTGCGGTGATTTCAGTTACGTGCTGGGCGTGTTTTACCGTCTGATGGGCCTGCGCTTTCACCACATGGAATTGACCCTCGACGGACAACGCATCGAGGCGGGCAACTGTTTCGTCGAATTCTGCAACTCCCGCTACACCGGGGGGAAAATGCTCATGGCGCCGGAAGCACAAATTGACGACGGCTGGTTCGACGTGGTGGTGGTGGGTCCGCTTAGCCGCCTGTCCCTGGTGACCACGTTTCCCAAAATTTTCAAAGGAACCCACGGGGAAAATCCGGCGGTGCGGTTCTTTAAAGCCAAAACGGCAAAAGTCGCTACCGATCCGTCTAAAATCCTGCTGCCGGACGGTGAAATCTTCGGATCGACGCCAACCAGTATCGATATTCATCCTAAATTGGTCCGATACTTCTCATGA
- a CDS encoding sulfite exporter TauE/SafE family protein yields the protein MEKADKRMGWEVARELETAKPTILERLKPEKNEIVAALWGVAIFFVVFLIGCWLAGNPFEGSGRLPSEIVKAHGWEGTNNWTIFWWVVGLAIILEFLDASAGMGYGAAMTPLLLVMGFDPKQVVPAVMIQQATAGMIGAFLHKEFGNVEWRFKPMSEPIKLWLMIAVTGCITVGLSVTAVYAVFKVHKVWIKLYVVVLLLMMGGAMLIKGRKERPYRPFRMLGFAALAGFNKGVGGGGYGPVVTVGGLLSGVPVKSMLAVTALSEGTTCVFSIFVWLALSIGGGMTIDYLVLPSMLLGSMVAAIAAPYAVKVFPEKAWRWVVPIYCIVLGAYSFYKIGPALMKQLGG from the coding sequence ATGGAAAAAGCAGATAAACGAATGGGATGGGAAGTTGCACGAGAGTTGGAAACGGCCAAACCAACGATTCTCGAAAGGCTTAAACCGGAAAAGAACGAAATCGTTGCCGCGCTATGGGGGGTCGCGATTTTCTTCGTGGTCTTTCTGATCGGATGCTGGTTGGCCGGCAATCCTTTCGAAGGGTCCGGCCGCTTGCCGTCGGAGATCGTCAAGGCCCATGGATGGGAGGGGACCAACAACTGGACCATCTTCTGGTGGGTGGTCGGTCTAGCGATCATCCTGGAATTTCTCGACGCTTCGGCCGGTATGGGTTACGGGGCGGCCATGACCCCGCTGCTGCTGGTCATGGGGTTCGATCCCAAGCAGGTGGTGCCGGCGGTTATGATTCAACAGGCCACTGCCGGGATGATCGGGGCCTTTCTGCACAAGGAGTTCGGCAACGTGGAATGGCGTTTCAAACCGATGTCGGAGCCGATCAAGCTGTGGCTGATGATCGCCGTTACCGGGTGTATAACGGTAGGTCTTTCGGTAACCGCCGTATACGCGGTCTTCAAAGTCCACAAGGTATGGATCAAACTTTACGTGGTTGTCCTGCTGCTGATGATGGGCGGTGCCATGCTGATCAAAGGAAGGAAAGAGCGGCCTTACCGACCGTTTCGGATGCTTGGCTTTGCCGCCCTGGCCGGATTCAACAAGGGCGTGGGCGGCGGCGGCTACGGACCGGTGGTCACGGTGGGCGGGCTGCTCTCCGGCGTCCCGGTCAAGAGCATGCTGGCTGTCACCGCTCTGAGCGAAGGGACGACCTGCGTGTTTTCCATCTTCGTCTGGCTGGCGTTGTCCATCGGCGGCGGGATGACCATCGACTATCTGGTGCTGCCCTCCATGCTTTTGGGCAGCATGGTGGCCGCCATCGCCGCTCCTTATGCGGTGAAGGTCTTTCCGGAAAAGGCCTGGCGCTGGGTCGTGCCGATCTATTGCATTGTCCTCGGCGCATACAGCTTTTACAAAATCGGACCGGCGCTGATGAAACAGCTGGGCGGCTGA